The genomic region CATCATTGTTTTCAATAAAGCTGTATTCTTATACCTCCCCAATTTATTAATCTCAAGGGGTAATTCTGTATACTGATCTTCTTCAATGGCCCCCTTAAAACCATCTCCGCTGATCTGGCTCGATCTGGAAATGACCGGATTGGAACCGGATCGCCACATGATTCTGGAAATCGGCTGTGTCGTGACCGATTCTCAATTGATCGTGATGGCCGAGGGCCCTTGTTTTGCGATTCATCATCCGGAGAGCATTCTCACCACGATGGATCCCTGGTGTATCGAACAGCACGGCAAATCCGGGCTGACCGAACGATGCCGCCGATCAACCATGACGGTGGCGGAGGCTGAAACAAAAACCCTGGCGTTCTTGCGCCAGCACTGCGACGAGAAGGGCTCTCCCTTGTGCGGTAATTCCATCGGTCAGGACCGCCGCTTCCTTTATAGATATATGCCGACTCTCAATAACTTCTTCCATTACCGCAACGTGGACGTCAGCAGCATTAAAGAGCTTGTCCGCCGCTGGTATCCCGACACGCAAGCCCCTGACAAAGCGAAAACACATCATGTCCTGGATGATATTCGCGAATCCATCGAGGAATTGCGGTTCTACAGAAAAACCATATTCAAGTAATATTTTTGCTAAAATTCGTGCGTATCCCATGGTATTAAGCATGCCTCGTTTGTCCGGTGTCCGCCGTTCTCTTCCCAAGGAGCTTCGAAAGTTCCTGGCCCCTCTCATTGAAAAAGCCCAATCCACGCAGACCCCCCTGTATCTGGTGGGGGGATGTGTTCGAGACCTTTTTCTGGGCAAGATGTGCCTGGATGTGGAT from Elusimicrobiota bacterium harbors:
- the orn gene encoding oligoribonuclease — protein: MAPLKPSPLIWLDLEMTGLEPDRHMILEIGCVVTDSQLIVMAEGPCFAIHHPESILTTMDPWCIEQHGKSGLTERCRRSTMTVAEAETKTLAFLRQHCDEKGSPLCGNSIGQDRRFLYRYMPTLNNFFHYRNVDVSSIKELVRRWYPDTQAPDKAKTHHVLDDIRESIEELRFYRKTIFK